From one Musa acuminata AAA Group cultivar baxijiao chromosome BXJ2-6, Cavendish_Baxijiao_AAA, whole genome shotgun sequence genomic stretch:
- the LOC103987838 gene encoding lachrymatory-factor synthase yields MEQCQVEGWEGKASAKLPSTKADEAWSLLSSFCSIHLWFPSIDCRMIAGAEGQPGCVRYCTSPPGDDGSDAAFWAAEELLAFDPVGRSYSYKVTENNMGFGRYVATLRAVPLPGDERGCELQWTFDCDPLPAWTKEGLVAYLQVNLDGIAKRVEDAVRTAASAALSNTQASE; encoded by the coding sequence ATGGAGCAATGCCAAGTGGAGGGGTGGGAAGGCAAAGCCTCCGCCAAGCTCCCCAGCACCAAGGCTGACGAAGCCTGGTCCCTCCTCTCCAGCTTCTGCAGCATTCACCTGTGGTTCCCTTCGATCGACTGCCGTATGATCGCGGGCGCCGAAGGGCAACCCGGCTGCGTCCGCTACTGCACCAGCCCTCCCGGCGACGACGGTAGCGATGCGGCCTTCTGGGCGGCGGAGGAACTGCTGGCGTTCGACCCCGTCGGCCGGAGTTACAGCTACAAGGTGACGGAGAACAACATGGGGTTCGGCCGCTACGTCGCGACGTTGAGAGCGGTGCCGCTGCCAGGCGACGAGCGCGGGTGCGAGCTGCAGTGGACGTTCGACTGCGACCCGTTGCCGGCGTGGACGAAGGAGGGCCTCGTTGCGTATCTGCAGGTTAACCTGGACGGCATCGCCAAGCGAGTGGAAGACGCCGTGCGAACTGCCGCTTCCGCTGCTCTCAGTAATACTCAGGCCAGTGAATGA
- the LOC135614865 gene encoding nuclear pore complex protein NUP35-like, producing MNPATTRSSRADRQSPFLRDLANPVSGRRGGGGGAGRFATPGQAAAVSALWRDNFASADPPPPPVFTLGDRVDFSPEPALAADLTPPSPVSRTPPHALYGPASFSSPFKVTAEPSGSGAPDEGFRVLRFPSGGDSGWVSPGKSGGTGDRTGKGKSSPVDGIVQPGALITLPPPREVARPEVRRNSLPLAGALDEEQWVTVYGFSIGDTNLVLQEFEKFGVILKHVLGPRDANWVHILYQSRYDARKALAKHGMQLNSVLIIGVKPIDPQQKQYLNEHLESNHNRGFMVPMPLGSVAGSSAGRSPVAPSTWTHHKQQHSSNIATSETGQGSTKAIASPTKSALSKVMDMMFSF from the exons ATGAATCCGGCAACAACAAGAAGCTCGAGAGCCGACAGGCAATCCCCCTTCCTCCGAGACCTCGCAAACCCCGTCTCTGGCCgccgcggcggcggtggtggcgccGGACGCTTCGCCACTCCCGGCCAGGCAGCGGCCGTCTCCGCACTCTGGCGCGACAACTTCGCCTCCGCTGACCCGCCCCCGCCGCCCGTATTCACCCTCGGCGACCGCGTCGACTTCTCCCCCGAGCCTGCCCTCGCCGCTGACCTGACGCCGCCCTCTCCCGTGTCCCGAACCCCTCCGCACGCCCTTTATGGGCCCGCCTCGTTCTCATCCCCTTTCAAGGTCACCGCGGAGCCCAGTGGCTCCGGCGCCCCCGACGAGGGGTTTCGGGTCCTCCGGTTTCCGAGCGGTGGGGACTCGGGTTGGGTGTCCCCGGGCAAAAGCGGCGGCACCGGAGATCGTACGGGGAAGGGGAAGAGTTCGCCGGTCGACGGGATCGTCCAGCCGGGGGCGTTGATCACTCTTCCGCCGCCGAGGGAAGTGGCTAGGCCAGAAGTCCGGCGGAATAGCTTGCCCTTGGCGGGAGCGCTCGATGAAGAGCAGTGGGTTACCGTGTACGG ATTTTCCATTGGTGATACAAACTTGGTACTgcaagaatttgagaaatttggaGTAATACTGAAACACGTCCTTGGTCCAAGAGATGCTAACTGGGTGCATATTTTGTACCAG AGCCGATACGATGCCCGGAAGGCCCTCGCAAAGCATGGCATGCAGTTAAACAGTGTTCTCATCATTGGGGTGAAGCCTATCGATCCTCAGCAGAAGCAGTATCTAAATGAGCATCTTGAAAGCAACCATAACAGGGGCTTCATGGTTCCCATGCCCTTGGGATCAGTAGCAGGGAGCTCTGCCGGTCGGAGCCCGGTGGCACCATCTACCTGGACTCACCATAAACAGCAGCATAGCAGCAACATTGCAACCAGTGAAACTGGCCAAGGCTCTACAAAAGCCATTGCCTCACCTACAAAGTCTGCCCTGTCCAAAGTTATGGACATGATGTTTAGCTTTTAG
- the LOC135613861 gene encoding lachrymatory-factor synthase-like, whose protein sequence is MEQWEGKASAKLPTTKADEAWSLLSSFCSLHLWLPGLVETCRKIAGAEGQPGCVRYCASPPGDDGKPVIWAYEELLAFDPARRCFDYEVADNNIGLKRYVATFKVLLPPSNGEGGCQLEWSFHCDPVSGWTEDSLAAFLQTGIEAMAKKVEEAPKVTAAAEMVDSHYI, encoded by the coding sequence ATGGAACAGTGGGAAGGCAAAGCCTCGGCCAAGCTCCCCACCACCAAGGCTGACGAAGCCTGGTCCCTCCTCTCCAGCTTCTGTAGCCTTCACTTGTGGCTCCCAGGACTGGTGGAAACATGCCGGAAGATAGCCGGTGCCGAAGGCCAACCCGGCTGCGTTCGCTACTGCGCCAGCCCTCCCGGAGACGACGGCAAGCCGGTCATCTGGGCCTACGAGGAGCTGCTGGCTTTCGACCCGGCGCGGCGGTGCTTCGATTACGAAGTGGCCGACAACAACATAGGGTTGAAGCGGTACGTCGCGACGTTCAAGGTGCTTCTGCCGCCGTCGAACGGGGAGGGCGGGTGCCAACTCGAGTGGTCGTTCCACTGCGATCCGGTCAGTGGTTGGACGGAAGACAGCCTCGCCGCTTTCCTGCAGACCGGTATCGAAGCCATGGCCAAGAAAGTGGAAGAAGCACCGAAAGTTACTGCTGCCGCTGAGATGGTGGACAGCCACTATATATGA
- the LOC135614866 gene encoding transcription factor MYBS3-like, giving the protein MTRRCSHCSNNGHNSRTCPARGGGVRLFGVRLTDGVGTMKKSASMGCLSSAAALSTVGASPSADPAGDHPDAAAAASGYASDDPAHSSCSSVSRKKGVPWTEEEHRMFLLGLQKLGKGDWRGIARNFVVSRTPTQVASHAQKYFIRQSNSSRRKRRSSLFDMPIDQIPIHEEQFMAHAPPDELENLTLQPNEQQGAELLETSTAKYASEPRASIPYINSITMVPTFYPAFIPVPIPIWPPNLGTMIKEEEMSGTHEILKPVPVVPKESLNVEEVVGMSKLSIGDGHDSCTDPSALSLKLVGSSMSSPSAFHVNSSVVLPDLNQSNGSPIHAV; this is encoded by the exons ATGACGAGGCGGTGCTCGCACTGCAGTAACAACGGGCACAACTCCCGCACGTGCCCGGCGCGCGGGGGCGGCGTGCGGCTCTTCGGGGTGCGCCTGACGGACGGGGTGGGGACGATGAAGAAGAGCGCCAGCATGGGGTGCCTCTCCTCGGCGGCCGCCCTATCGACCGTCGGCGCGTCCCCATCCGCAGATCCGGCCGGTGACCACCccgacgccgccgccgctgcgTCCGGGTATGCCTCCGATGACCCCGCCCACAGCTCCTGTTCTTCCGTTTCCCGCAAGAAAG GTGTTCCTTGGACCGAAGAAGAGCATCGGATGTTCTTGCTGGGTCTTCAGAAACTGGGAAAAGGTGATTGGCGTGGAATAGCTCGGAACTTTGTTGTGTCTAGGACTCCAACGCAGGTTGCAAGTCACGCCCAGAAGTATTTCATTCGACAGAGTAATTCATCGAGAAGGAAGAGGCGCTCTAGCTTATTTGACATG CCAATTGACCAGATCCCAATCCATGAAGAACAGTTCATGGCCCATGCTCCTCCTGATGAACTCGAGAACCTAACTTTGCAACCCAATGAGCAACAAGGGGCCGAGCTTTTGGAAACTTCAACGGCCAAATATGCTTCAGAACCAAGAGCTAGCATCCCATATATAAACTCAATCACAATGGTACCAACATTCTACCCTGCTTTCATACCAGTGCCTATACCAATTTGGCCTCCCAATCTTGGTACCATGATAAAGGAGGAAGAGATGAGTGGAACTCATGAGATCTTAAAGCCGGTTCCAGTAGTCCCAAAGGAGTCACTGAATGTCGAGGAGGTTGTCGGCATGTCTAAGCTGAGCATCGGTGATGGCCATGACAGCTGCACGGACCCATCTGCGCTCTCCCTCAAATTGGTAGGATCCTCTATGTCGAGCCCATCTGCGTTTCATGTTAACTCTTCTGTTGTCCTGCCCGATCTGAACCAGAGTAATGGCAGCCCCATCCATGCAGTCTAA